In Luteolibacter sp. Y139, a genomic segment contains:
- a CDS encoding DUF3472 domain-containing protein, translated as MHSLAPIRPWLLIAGLAALPVHAAEKAAASWTVPLGGNSYVTAGDSGQGGRGGPSWDRPEMVRSIYFRVDKPAELNLALKATVPQGESKVRATVESKSFNVDLKGSGEFALGTIKVKDAGYVRVDLQGVKKDGPVFAEADQLVVSSETRDLTVAFVKDNEGNRFYWGRRGPSVHLNYKLPEKTAIEWFYNEVTVPEGKDPVGSYFMANGFGEGYFGMQVNGPTERRVLFSVWSPFSTDHPGEIPEDQKIGLLAKGEGVHGGEFGGEGSGGQSFLLFPWKAGNTYRFLNRAKPDGKGNTVYTAWFSASDTNKWQLIASFKRPKTDKHLTGAHSFLENFADRNGWQTREGHYGNQWARDIDGKWHPITEAGFSADDIGRRGYRLDYAGGVTGKEFFMHNGGFFADTVKIGSRFTRPASGKSEPKIDFEKLEAVKTGLE; from the coding sequence ATGCATTCGCTTGCTCCGATCCGCCCTTGGCTCCTCATCGCCGGTCTCGCCGCCTTGCCCGTTCACGCGGCGGAGAAGGCGGCAGCGAGTTGGACCGTCCCGCTCGGCGGGAATTCCTATGTGACCGCCGGGGACAGTGGACAGGGCGGTCGAGGCGGTCCGAGTTGGGACCGGCCGGAGATGGTGAGGTCGATCTACTTTCGCGTCGATAAGCCCGCCGAGCTGAATCTGGCACTGAAGGCCACCGTGCCGCAGGGCGAGTCGAAGGTCCGCGCCACGGTGGAGAGCAAGAGCTTCAACGTTGACCTCAAGGGCAGCGGCGAGTTCGCGCTGGGCACGATCAAGGTGAAGGACGCGGGCTATGTCCGCGTGGACTTGCAGGGCGTGAAGAAGGACGGCCCGGTCTTCGCCGAAGCCGACCAGCTTGTGGTTTCCTCCGAGACCCGCGATCTCACCGTGGCTTTCGTGAAGGACAACGAGGGCAACCGCTTCTACTGGGGTCGCCGAGGGCCATCGGTGCACCTGAACTACAAGCTGCCGGAAAAGACGGCCATCGAGTGGTTCTACAACGAGGTCACCGTGCCGGAGGGCAAGGATCCGGTCGGCTCCTACTTCATGGCGAATGGCTTCGGCGAAGGTTACTTCGGCATGCAGGTGAACGGCCCCACCGAGCGCCGCGTCCTGTTCTCGGTGTGGAGTCCATTCTCGACGGACCATCCGGGCGAGATTCCGGAGGACCAGAAGATCGGCCTGCTCGCGAAGGGCGAAGGCGTGCACGGCGGTGAGTTCGGCGGTGAAGGCTCCGGCGGGCAGAGTTTCCTGCTCTTCCCATGGAAGGCGGGGAACACCTATCGCTTCCTCAACCGCGCCAAGCCGGACGGCAAGGGCAACACGGTTTACACCGCTTGGTTCTCTGCGTCGGACACGAACAAGTGGCAGCTCATCGCCAGCTTCAAGCGGCCGAAGACCGACAAGCATCTCACCGGCGCTCACTCCTTCCTTGAGAACTTCGCGGACCGCAATGGCTGGCAGACCCGCGAGGGCCACTACGGCAATCAATGGGCGCGCGACATCGATGGGAAATGGCATCCCATCACCGAAGCAGGTTTCAGCGCCGATGACATCGGCCGCCGCGGCTATCGTCTCGACTATGCCGGTGGTGTGACCGGCAAGGAGTTCTTCATGCACAATGGTGGCTTCTTTGCCGACACCGTGAAGATCGGCAGCCGCTTCACCCGGCCAGCGAGCGGCAAGAGTGAGCCGAAGATCGACTTCGAGAAGCTTGAGGCGGTGAAGACGGGACTGGAGTAA
- a CDS encoding DUF7133 domain-containing protein, which produces MIRHLSYFALLGTVAAASFTVERMPNPPGVDPQIGGVDVLPDGKVAVVFHRGEAMVFDPAAKTWSKFAEGLQEPLGVLAESPSSWLVMQRAELTRLKDTDGDGKADEYETLFDGFGMTGNYHEFAFGPAKGPDGSLYISLNLASNGAGVREEIRGKWSEPGVLDFKQMIADNEWGKRAEQAGRMYSRVPWRGWVLKLSPDGKTMTPFACGFRSPDGIGVDADGHVLVTDNQGDWRGTSPLHALKPGGFHGHPASLVWQEGWNQGDPRKLPVEKLDAMRTKESGRFAQGELANSPTQPVVIPATWGPYARHTLIGEMNQKRMVRFLADDVNGFRQGALIPMFDGTDLGNGNHRLAFGKDGTLWVGKTHLSWAGAEGLVKVTPVEIGDSFIVTGVKLEKTPEGHAFRISFNKPLPSVNSIRINRFNYLYHEEYGSPKVDEAAVEITKREKVGDGHEWLLSVTPKLGDIHRFDLGGLRSEDGKGLEGKSVDYQASELP; this is translated from the coding sequence ATGATACGGCATCTCTCGTACTTCGCGCTGCTCGGCACCGTTGCCGCCGCGTCCTTCACGGTCGAACGCATGCCGAATCCTCCGGGCGTGGACCCGCAGATCGGCGGCGTGGATGTGCTGCCGGATGGCAAGGTCGCGGTCGTGTTTCACCGCGGTGAGGCCATGGTCTTCGATCCTGCGGCCAAGACGTGGAGCAAATTTGCGGAAGGCTTGCAGGAGCCGCTCGGAGTGCTCGCTGAGTCGCCTTCGTCGTGGCTGGTCATGCAGCGGGCGGAATTGACCCGGCTCAAGGACACCGATGGCGATGGCAAGGCGGACGAATATGAGACCCTCTTCGACGGCTTCGGCATGACGGGGAACTACCATGAGTTCGCCTTCGGCCCGGCCAAGGGCCCGGATGGCTCGCTCTACATCTCGCTTAATCTCGCTTCGAATGGAGCAGGCGTGCGCGAGGAGATCCGCGGCAAGTGGTCGGAGCCCGGTGTTCTCGATTTCAAGCAGATGATCGCCGACAACGAGTGGGGCAAGCGTGCCGAACAGGCGGGCCGCATGTACTCGCGCGTGCCGTGGCGCGGCTGGGTGCTGAAGCTTTCCCCCGACGGCAAGACGATGACGCCCTTCGCCTGCGGCTTCCGTTCGCCGGACGGCATCGGCGTGGATGCGGACGGCCATGTGCTGGTCACTGACAACCAGGGCGACTGGCGCGGCACCTCGCCGCTACACGCGCTGAAGCCCGGCGGCTTCCATGGCCATCCGGCGTCGCTGGTGTGGCAGGAAGGCTGGAATCAGGGCGACCCGCGCAAGCTGCCAGTGGAGAAGCTGGATGCGATGCGCACCAAAGAGAGCGGGCGCTTCGCTCAAGGCGAACTCGCGAACTCGCCGACCCAGCCGGTGGTAATTCCGGCGACTTGGGGGCCGTATGCCCGGCATACGCTGATCGGTGAGATGAACCAGAAGCGCATGGTCCGCTTCCTCGCCGACGATGTGAACGGCTTCCGCCAAGGGGCGCTCATCCCGATGTTCGACGGCACCGACCTCGGCAATGGCAATCACCGCCTCGCCTTTGGCAAAGACGGCACGCTGTGGGTGGGCAAGACCCACCTCTCGTGGGCCGGTGCAGAAGGTCTCGTGAAAGTCACTCCCGTGGAGATCGGCGATTCCTTCATCGTTACGGGCGTGAAGCTGGAGAAGACCCCGGAGGGCCATGCCTTCCGGATTTCCTTCAACAAGCCGCTGCCCTCGGTGAACTCGATCCGCATCAATCGCTTCAACTATCTCTATCACGAGGAATACGGCTCGCCGAAGGTCGATGAGGCCGCGGTGGAGATCACCAAGCGCGAGAAAGTCGGCGACGGTCACGAGTGGCTGCTCTCGGTGACGCCGAAGCTCGGAGACATCCATCGCTTCGATCTGGGCGGGCTGAGGTCAGAAGACGGCAAGGGCTTGGAAGGTAAATCCGTCGATTATCAGGCGAGTGAATTGCCGTAA
- a CDS encoding c-type cytochrome, whose amino-acid sequence MKPLYLLFLATAALRAADPPAQVFQMNCSACHVVDQMLVGPSLVEISGIYGKDPDGFVKWCVAPHHKREGVIEMPSMAHLGEPTLRELHKYIIGQAAGKKEQKKADVDPFAVAGSQVRRPQVQRVFLPDASPAAIAVALPGDLSFCFDASECRLRYVWKGGFIDGWGYWKGNGSSQAKLAGEVIYRESRFPLTWPLAGEELPPKFLGYRVGKDGLPSFRYQRGGATWTETIKPLSDGTGIERSFELDAGKAMTAAAEKVAVTSSTGSAEIPASAKSFTLTFRWQ is encoded by the coding sequence ATGAAACCGCTGTACCTCCTTTTCCTCGCTACCGCGGCGCTTCGCGCGGCGGACCCGCCGGCGCAGGTTTTCCAGATGAACTGCTCGGCCTGCCACGTGGTGGACCAGATGCTCGTCGGTCCGTCGCTGGTCGAGATCTCCGGCATCTACGGCAAGGATCCTGACGGCTTTGTGAAGTGGTGCGTGGCACCGCATCACAAGCGCGAGGGCGTGATCGAGATGCCCTCGATGGCCCATCTCGGCGAGCCAACGCTTCGCGAGCTGCACAAGTACATCATCGGCCAGGCGGCCGGGAAGAAGGAGCAGAAGAAGGCGGACGTGGATCCATTTGCCGTGGCGGGCTCCCAAGTTCGCCGGCCGCAGGTGCAGCGGGTCTTCTTGCCGGATGCCTCGCCCGCGGCGATCGCGGTGGCGTTGCCGGGTGATCTTTCGTTCTGCTTCGATGCCAGTGAATGCCGCCTGCGCTATGTGTGGAAGGGTGGCTTCATCGATGGATGGGGCTACTGGAAAGGCAATGGCAGTTCGCAGGCGAAGCTCGCGGGCGAAGTGATCTATCGTGAGTCGCGCTTTCCGCTGACGTGGCCGCTCGCTGGTGAAGAGCTTCCACCGAAGTTCCTCGGCTATCGTGTTGGCAAGGACGGCTTGCCTTCGTTCCGCTATCAACGTGGCGGGGCGACGTGGACGGAAACGATCAAGCCCTTGTCCGATGGCACGGGCATCGAGCGCAGCTTTGAGCTCGATGCTGGCAAGGCGATGACGGCTGCGGCCGAGAAGGTCGCTGTCACGTCTTCCACCGGCAGTGCCGAGATTCCGGCCTCCGCCAAATCCTTCACCCTCACCTTCCGCTGGCAATGA
- a CDS encoding right-handed parallel beta-helix repeat-containing protein, translated as MSSSNDETWRKSTAFGVRRLTRLRVAVVACGCLFVPLLLGGVAAAKDYYATTQTGFNALNSANFEPGDRILLAGGTTFTGTLNLGSQDTGTDALGNLIAPILITSYGTGRATIAAGDGVAINGYNIGGIEISNLILTGSGVAANGTTTSTKSGISFYCDAPANLKFRHVYIDNVEVSGFGSRGISIGGYNGSAGFDDVRISNSNIHDNLHAGIEIYGYPGITNALTNVTISNCNVHHQPGKAASSGNTGSGIVLAGVTGGVVDHCVSHDNGANNTTSEGPVGIWAYHSANIVFQYNEVYGTQTLGGDGGGFDFDIGTTNSVMQYNYSHDNDGAGFLLYGVADPEASTGHVIRYNVSYNDGRDSASGSASGISLSNNVRDLSVYGNTVLLPAPSGSTSIPAIKCAATNQQPDRIVVSNNNFVTTGGSRLVSLYTTGTVTFAGNNYWSSGSTFLVQDGGTNYSSLAAWRTGKGREKLNGLNTGFNVDPLFQATPSSGGSTSLTSPAGLTAFKLKRTSPLVDAGLDLKVKFGINVGPTDFFGTRIAQGAGYEVGAHEVSMEAPAIKSFSFSSNNRTATLRYQSETGTSFLVRRSSDLRTWTDLPATAAGDGSVMEYTDTPPAGVKWFYVLARE; from the coding sequence ATGAGTTCCTCGAACGACGAGACCTGGAGAAAATCCACGGCCTTCGGAGTGCGGCGATTGACCCGGTTGCGGGTCGCAGTCGTTGCCTGCGGATGCCTCTTCGTGCCCTTGCTCCTCGGTGGCGTGGCCGCGGCGAAGGACTACTATGCCACCACCCAGACCGGCTTCAATGCGCTGAACTCGGCCAATTTCGAGCCCGGTGACCGGATCCTGCTGGCGGGCGGCACCACCTTCACCGGCACCCTCAATCTCGGCTCGCAGGACACTGGCACGGACGCGCTGGGCAACCTGATCGCCCCCATCCTCATCACCAGCTACGGCACCGGCCGCGCCACCATCGCCGCTGGTGATGGTGTGGCGATCAACGGCTACAACATCGGCGGGATCGAAATCAGCAACCTCATCCTGACCGGATCCGGCGTCGCCGCGAATGGCACTACGACCAGCACCAAGAGCGGCATTTCCTTCTACTGCGATGCGCCGGCGAACCTGAAGTTCCGGCACGTCTACATCGACAACGTGGAGGTCAGCGGCTTCGGCAGCCGCGGCATTTCCATCGGCGGCTACAATGGCAGCGCGGGTTTCGATGACGTGCGGATCAGCAACTCGAACATCCACGACAACCTTCACGCCGGCATCGAGATCTACGGCTATCCGGGAATCACGAATGCGCTGACCAACGTCACGATCTCGAACTGCAATGTCCACCACCAGCCGGGCAAGGCGGCCAGCTCGGGGAATACCGGCAGCGGCATCGTGCTCGCCGGCGTCACTGGCGGCGTGGTCGACCATTGCGTGTCCCACGACAACGGCGCGAACAATACTACCTCGGAAGGTCCCGTCGGCATCTGGGCCTATCACTCGGCCAACATCGTCTTCCAATACAACGAGGTCTACGGCACCCAGACCCTCGGCGGTGATGGCGGCGGCTTCGACTTCGACATCGGCACCACCAACTCGGTGATGCAGTACAACTACAGCCACGATAACGATGGCGCCGGGTTTCTGCTCTATGGCGTCGCCGACCCCGAGGCCAGCACCGGCCATGTGATCCGCTACAATGTCTCCTACAACGACGGCCGCGACTCCGCCTCCGGATCGGCCAGCGGCATCAGCCTCTCGAACAACGTCCGAGATCTCTCCGTGTATGGAAACACGGTGCTGCTCCCTGCGCCCTCGGGCAGCACCTCGATCCCCGCGATCAAGTGCGCCGCCACCAACCAGCAACCGGACCGGATCGTCGTCTCGAACAACAACTTCGTCACCACCGGCGGTTCGCGCCTGGTGAGCCTCTACACGACCGGCACCGTGACTTTCGCGGGAAACAATTACTGGTCGAGCGGCAGCACCTTCCTGGTCCAGGACGGCGGGACGAACTACAGCTCGCTCGCTGCGTGGCGCACCGGCAAGGGACGTGAGAAACTCAATGGGCTGAACACCGGCTTCAATGTGGATCCGCTGTTCCAAGCGACGCCATCTTCCGGAGGAAGCACGTCCCTCACCTCACCAGCGGGACTGACAGCCTTCAAGCTGAAGCGTACTTCTCCACTCGTGGACGCAGGCCTCGATCTGAAGGTGAAGTTCGGCATCAACGTGGGACCCACCGACTTCTTCGGAACGCGGATCGCTCAGGGTGCGGGCTACGAAGTCGGCGCCCATGAGGTCAGCATGGAAGCGCCGGCCATCAAAAGTTTCAGCTTCTCGTCTAACAACCGCACGGCGACGCTGCGGTATCAATCGGAGACCGGCACCTCCTTCCTTGTCCGTCGCTCTTCCGATCTTCGCACCTGGACCGACCTGCCCGCCACCGCAGCTGGCGACGGCAGCGTGATGGAATACACCGACACGCCACCTGCGGGAGTGAAGTGGTTCTACGTGCTGGCGAGAGAGTAG
- a CDS encoding tetratricopeptide repeat protein produces MKAAPFLLALLFCLPSALPAQEPKLTAEEEKLQKLSGIITWAKAKQAYDEGLKLFQQAKGDEAVAKFTEALTLIDKYTDARFARGRTYYEMHKLEPALADFTRVIADQPASSNAHHQRGLTLWKLNKNDEALKEFDTAIQKDPRVYAYHESRGVLLAFTKRKEKALADYDMMVALDPLTPSNLERRATLLRELGRNEEADEDERQGGRLRDAGF; encoded by the coding sequence ATGAAAGCAGCTCCCTTTCTGCTAGCGCTCCTATTTTGTCTTCCAAGCGCTCTTCCCGCCCAAGAACCCAAACTCACCGCGGAAGAAGAGAAGCTCCAAAAGCTCTCCGGCATCATCACTTGGGCCAAGGCCAAGCAGGCATACGACGAAGGGCTGAAGCTCTTCCAACAAGCAAAGGGTGACGAGGCGGTAGCGAAGTTCACCGAGGCACTCACTCTCATCGACAAGTACACCGATGCCCGATTTGCCCGCGGCCGCACCTACTACGAGATGCACAAGCTCGAGCCGGCATTGGCGGATTTCACGCGTGTGATTGCCGACCAGCCCGCGAGCTCAAATGCCCATCACCAGCGGGGCCTGACATTGTGGAAGCTGAACAAGAACGATGAAGCGCTGAAGGAATTCGACACCGCCATCCAGAAGGATCCTCGCGTCTATGCCTACCACGAGTCGCGCGGCGTGTTGCTGGCGTTCACGAAACGCAAGGAGAAGGCCTTGGCCGACTACGACATGATGGTGGCGCTGGATCCGCTGACGCCTTCAAATCTGGAACGTCGCGCGACCTTGCTGCGCGAACTCGGCCGGAATGAAGAGGCCGATGAGGACGAGCGGCAGGGAGGGCGGCTCCGCGATGCGGGGTTCTAA
- the gnd gene encoding decarboxylating NADP(+)-dependent phosphogluconate dehydrogenase, producing MSNSDFGLIGLAVMGQNLVLNVESRGFQVSVYNRTTSVTDEFVSKHPDKKLVGSKSLEEFVQSLASPRKIMIMVKAGGPVDAVIESLIPLLDKGDIIIDGGNSLYTDTERRDKWLGDLGFRFIGAGVSGGEEGARKGPSIMPGGPASTWDVMKPIFESIAAKVDGEPCVIHIGPGGAGHYVKMIHNGIEYGDMQLICEAYNIFKAAGFTPAELATVFTDWNNGDLESYLIQITSKIFEQVDPETGKPLVDLILDTAGQKGTGKWTIMNAVENAVVISTINAAVEARILSSMKDARVAASTKLEGPKAEISAEKAALVKKVHDALFASKIISYAQGLDLIAAMGKEKNWGLDLGKIAAIWRGGCIIRARFLNDITNAYRSDPSLSNLMLAPFFTNLLNEFQQNWREVIATATLAGIPVPAFSASLGYYDSYRSAVLPANLLQAQRDFFGAHTYERADKPRGEFFHTEWPEVIG from the coding sequence ATGAGTAACAGTGATTTCGGCCTCATCGGCCTGGCCGTCATGGGCCAGAACCTCGTCCTGAACGTGGAATCCCGCGGCTTCCAGGTGTCCGTCTACAACCGCACCACCTCGGTCACCGACGAATTCGTCAGCAAGCATCCGGACAAGAAGCTCGTCGGCTCCAAGTCGCTCGAGGAGTTCGTCCAGTCCCTCGCTTCCCCGCGCAAGATCATGATCATGGTCAAGGCTGGTGGTCCCGTGGACGCGGTCATCGAGAGCCTCATCCCGTTGCTTGATAAGGGCGACATCATCATCGACGGCGGCAACTCGCTCTACACCGATACCGAGCGCCGCGACAAGTGGCTCGGCGATCTTGGCTTCCGCTTCATCGGTGCCGGCGTTTCCGGTGGTGAAGAAGGCGCCCGCAAGGGTCCGTCCATCATGCCCGGTGGCCCTGCCTCCACGTGGGACGTGATGAAGCCGATCTTCGAATCCATCGCCGCCAAGGTTGATGGCGAGCCTTGCGTGATCCACATCGGTCCCGGCGGTGCCGGTCACTATGTGAAGATGATCCACAACGGCATCGAGTACGGCGACATGCAGCTCATCTGCGAAGCCTACAACATCTTCAAGGCCGCGGGCTTCACCCCGGCCGAACTCGCCACCGTCTTCACCGACTGGAACAATGGCGACCTCGAGAGCTACCTCATCCAGATCACCTCGAAGATCTTCGAACAGGTCGATCCGGAAACCGGCAAGCCGCTCGTGGACCTCATCCTCGACACCGCCGGCCAGAAGGGCACCGGCAAGTGGACCATCATGAACGCGGTCGAAAACGCCGTCGTGATCTCCACCATCAATGCCGCCGTGGAAGCGCGCATCCTGTCCTCCATGAAGGACGCCCGCGTCGCTGCCTCCACCAAGCTCGAAGGCCCGAAGGCCGAGATCTCCGCCGAGAAGGCAGCACTCGTGAAGAAGGTTCACGACGCACTCTTCGCCTCGAAGATCATCTCCTACGCACAGGGCCTCGACCTGATCGCCGCCATGGGCAAGGAAAAGAACTGGGGTCTCGACCTCGGCAAGATCGCCGCCATCTGGCGCGGTGGTTGCATCATCCGCGCCCGCTTCCTGAACGACATCACGAACGCCTACCGCTCGGATCCAAGCCTGAGCAACCTGATGCTTGCTCCGTTCTTCACGAACCTCCTCAACGAGTTCCAGCAGAACTGGCGCGAAGTCATCGCCACCGCCACCCTCGCCGGTATCCCGGTTCCAGCGTTCTCGGCCTCGCTCGGCTACTACGATAGCTATCGTAGCGCCGTGCTGCCCGCGAACCTGCTCCAGGCCCAGCGCGACTTCTTCGGTGCCCACACCTACGAGCGCGCCGACAAGCCACGCGGTGAGTTCTTCCACACCGAATGGCCGGAAGTCATCGGCTGA
- the pgsA gene encoding CDP-diacylglycerol--glycerol-3-phosphate 3-phosphatidyltransferase, whose product MNLPNAITVSRLILTAIFVIAVGFPGTAGHVVALITFSVAAATDWLDGYLARKLGMVTPLGKLLDPLADKILVCAAFVYFSAQPVGGYHCPVWITATIIAREFLVTGLRQIAVEAGQVLAADNLGKWKTTFQLTYCITGLVWLTFRASEGGLAGLLANLSKPTGWLMPVSLWTAVALTLISGSNYVWSSRNLLKAR is encoded by the coding sequence GTGAACTTGCCCAATGCGATCACAGTCTCCCGTTTGATCCTGACGGCAATTTTCGTGATCGCCGTGGGTTTCCCGGGAACCGCAGGCCACGTGGTGGCGCTGATCACGTTCTCGGTGGCCGCAGCCACGGACTGGCTGGATGGCTACCTCGCGAGGAAGCTGGGAATGGTCACGCCGCTCGGAAAACTGCTCGATCCGCTGGCCGACAAAATCCTGGTGTGTGCGGCGTTCGTGTATTTTTCCGCCCAACCGGTAGGCGGCTACCATTGTCCGGTGTGGATCACCGCCACGATCATCGCGCGTGAGTTCCTTGTGACGGGATTGCGACAAATCGCGGTCGAAGCGGGCCAAGTGCTGGCGGCGGACAATCTCGGCAAATGGAAGACCACCTTCCAGCTCACCTACTGCATCACCGGACTGGTGTGGCTGACCTTCCGTGCAAGCGAAGGCGGACTTGCCGGGCTGCTGGCCAATCTCTCGAAGCCCACCGGCTGGCTGATGCCGGTTTCGCTGTGGACGGCAGTAGCGCTCACCTTGATCTCCGGTTCCAACTACGTGTGGAGCAGCAGGAATTTGCTGAAGGCGCGGTAA
- the def gene encoding peptide deformylase, translating into MILDIVQYGHPVLRERCKPVETVDDDLRKLAADMLETMYDANGVGLAAPQIGVAIRLAVVDVAHDPECITFLKVAGEDAPLSSIMPLVFINPELEFTGPKEKDTEGCLSIRDLRADVSRPGALKAKLPQLDGTVLEIETDGLLARALQHETDHLNGILFIDRVAPATKISLRRKLKRLAAEE; encoded by the coding sequence ATGATCCTCGATATCGTCCAATACGGACACCCCGTCCTCCGCGAACGCTGCAAGCCCGTCGAAACGGTCGATGACGACCTGCGCAAGCTTGCCGCCGACATGCTCGAAACGATGTATGATGCCAATGGCGTCGGCCTCGCCGCGCCGCAGATCGGCGTGGCCATCCGCCTCGCGGTGGTCGATGTGGCGCATGATCCCGAGTGCATCACCTTCCTCAAGGTCGCCGGTGAAGACGCGCCGCTGAGTTCGATCATGCCGCTCGTCTTCATCAATCCCGAGCTGGAATTCACCGGCCCCAAGGAGAAGGACACCGAGGGCTGCCTCAGCATCCGCGACCTGCGTGCCGATGTCAGCCGGCCCGGCGCGTTGAAGGCGAAGCTGCCGCAGCTCGATGGCACGGTGCTGGAGATCGAGACCGATGGTCTGCTCGCCCGCGCATTGCAGCACGAGACGGATCATCTCAATGGTATCCTTTTCATTGATCGCGTGGCACCGGCCACCAAGATCAGCCTGCGGCGGAAGTTAAAGCGACTGGCTGCGGAGGAATGA
- a CDS encoding ExbD/TolR family protein, which translates to MRFEHPVRKSRGVPVVPMIDLLFVILIFLVVSTTFKKPRSVLPIELPTVKEVSGSSVIDVRSILALDKEGKITLDAVSVPDVELLDSYLKAFSKENPGRKLELEADKQVPLEKLLGVWDALTRAGIPIKDVPARIRLPQDADSSSK; encoded by the coding sequence ATGCGATTCGAACATCCTGTCCGCAAGTCCCGTGGGGTGCCGGTGGTCCCCATGATCGACCTGCTTTTCGTCATTCTGATCTTCCTGGTGGTCTCGACCACCTTCAAGAAGCCGCGCAGCGTGCTGCCGATCGAGTTGCCCACGGTGAAGGAGGTTTCTGGCTCATCCGTGATCGATGTGCGCTCGATCCTCGCCCTCGACAAGGAAGGCAAGATCACCCTCGACGCCGTGTCCGTGCCGGATGTGGAGCTGCTGGATTCCTACCTGAAGGCCTTCTCGAAGGAGAACCCCGGCCGCAAGCTGGAGCTGGAGGCGGACAAGCAGGTGCCGCTGGAGAAATTGCTCGGCGTGTGGGACGCGTTGACCCGCGCGGGCATCCCGATTAAGGACGTGCCCGCCCGTATCCGCCTGCCGCAGGATGCGGATAGTTCCTCGAAATGA
- a CDS encoding MotA/TolQ/ExbB proton channel family protein, with the protein MSLPLYLAAAVTAPGPEKSIVGKVWQFFADGGYCMILLGLCSFVLVAAIFFKLLSLRRDLIVPTGLERKLREYEHQHEASPGLFDEIKDGRTPLARLCGIALRHRGETREQITTAVQASAREEVLRLHTGMSAIDVIVSLAPLLGLLGMASGLVVMFGGLGENPDPTLVSRGISEALNSTVFGLALAVPAIVAHAIFLRRIDMFVARLEGLLAGFARTCEVTAAVPARPSAQVTA; encoded by the coding sequence ATGTCCCTTCCTTTGTATCTCGCTGCCGCCGTCACCGCGCCGGGCCCGGAAAAGTCCATCGTCGGGAAGGTCTGGCAGTTCTTCGCCGATGGCGGCTACTGCATGATCCTGCTGGGTCTCTGCTCCTTCGTCCTAGTGGCAGCGATCTTCTTCAAACTGCTCTCGCTGCGCCGCGATCTCATCGTGCCAACCGGCCTGGAGCGGAAGCTGCGCGAATATGAGCACCAGCATGAGGCGAGCCCCGGCTTGTTCGACGAGATCAAGGACGGTCGCACACCCTTGGCCCGGCTCTGTGGCATCGCGCTGCGCCATCGCGGCGAGACCCGCGAGCAAATCACCACCGCCGTCCAGGCGTCGGCCCGCGAGGAAGTGCTGCGCCTCCACACCGGCATGTCCGCCATCGACGTCATCGTCAGCCTGGCTCCGCTGTTAGGACTGCTCGGCATGGCCAGCGGCCTGGTCGTGATGTTCGGCGGCCTGGGCGAGAATCCCGATCCCACGCTGGTCTCGCGGGGTATCAGCGAGGCGCTGAATTCCACCGTTTTCGGTCTGGCGCTGGCGGTGCCCGCGATCGTCGCCCACGCCATTTTCCTCCGCCGCATCGACATGTTCGTGGCCCGTCTGGAGGGGCTGCTGGCCGGCTTCGCCCGCACCTGTGAGGTCACCGCCGCCGTGCCCGCCCGTCCGTCCGCGCAAGTCACCGCCTGA
- a CDS encoding type II secretion system protein: MTLLELTVVILVLLTLISVLFIGANAWKNGSDRVLCILNLQSVQKGVRSYSNLSGHNPGETVSGLQSEIIGLGRYVEVMPECPGHGNYSTTGDLIPPLGSLYLGCSLATTGAHEPSNVEEW, from the coding sequence ATGACCCTCCTAGAGCTCACTGTCGTCATCCTCGTCCTGCTCACCCTGATCTCCGTCCTCTTCATTGGCGCAAACGCTTGGAAGAACGGCTCCGACCGGGTGCTGTGCATCTTGAACCTGCAATCGGTTCAGAAGGGCGTCCGCAGCTATTCCAACCTCAGCGGTCACAATCCGGGCGAAACCGTCTCGGGATTGCAGTCCGAAATCATCGGCCTCGGCCGCTACGTGGAAGTGATGCCGGAGTGCCCCGGCCACGGCAACTACTCCACGACCGGAGATCTCATTCCTCCGCTCGGCAGCCTGTATCTCGGGTGCTCGCTCGCGACTACCGGAGCCCACGAGCCGTCGAACGTGGAAGAATGGTGA